aactattaaacatcATAAATCACaaacctttatattatatttaattaattgaatataaattataagccatgttgtttaaagaaataagatttaagtcttaaattatattaattgtctaTCACActagttttttaaatcttatataactaaatattctgCAACTACAAAATTGAACAATGTAGCAatttgttgattattattgcttcacaaacaatattaataatagaagtATATCATTGAAAGCAttccaaaacatttttttttaataaattaaataaaaccggGGCTGTtgctaatcaataaaatagtaagGCATTTATAAAGGATAacaattgaatacaaattaaataggaAATAATAGATTTGTTTCAATAccacttaattaattatttaatattattttttattgctttgcCAAAATATCTATACACTATGAAATTgttcatagaaaaaaaaaaataagtaattctaATGGTAAATAATTCAGCAACAACCCTGgcacaacaattattttattaaaatcaaaataattaagatattcgtattatttttaaaaagatttaaatacaataatattgtattttatttcacaattaAATAGGTTTCtttgagtttaaaatattgatgatattagttttagtattgtaatattatatttgattttgaaattactCCAAatagttataggtatatattaaatattaatgattaaaattgcagttaataaaattacatgataaataaaatttataacaaaacatatgttgttaatatttataattacatttataaaaaaaatagtaaaagtcAGTGTAAATATCACAAGAAAAGTAGCTACAAATAAGttgattttacatattcaataaaaccattgaatataagataaaaagaaaacatgcaattaaattaaaaaacattgatcatttatcactttatttaggtaattgaataatataaaaacaaccaTTCGAAACAACTAaatcctattttattttaaatagaatttagTTATCacagtaaaaatgaaaatctaatcaaactaagttattaaattgctTGATTAGATAGGCTTGGTCACTTCATTTGTTTTCTTagcattttacaaaaaaactcAACAGATACCTAATACTTTGGTTAAGTATTATCCAAGACTAATGCGTAGTTCTAACCTagcatcattaaattatatgatattattaaatatgtttaaattcttATGAAAAATGCAAACAAAGTTATAACATATGGCccattgtatttaaatgtgtttaatttgtTGGCATcagatttatcaatatatacattatattatattgttaatacaacataattatattatttttttcttcaatatatCTGTTAAGTCTTGGatcttaaataaaactaaataaaaattatctgttaaccttcattaaataaacatttaagacttttgtttaaaaaaatcttagttACAATTTACAGTATACCTACAAAAACACAgctttataacaaattaacaatattttggatATTCTGTAATTATAGGTGTTTTTATAttcctaataataaataaataaaatataattcgtctttgaattatattaagataaattttaaattatacaaataagaaatctgaaaattgtattgatttctattaaaataaaaaataaaatctataactaATATAGTTGACTcctatttctaaaatatataatatcacattaaatacaaaatgtttaaacttttaattaatgaatatggttaaatttattgagtttttaatataaataaaaatacacttaaCCAAAACAGTCacaaattattacacaaattaaattaaatatttaagagtcTACATGTTTCTACATCATTGATACAATTTtggtatatacattaaatgagatatatatttattattataccaataaataacTAGATACCCTAAtagttaagttaaattaaattaacaatgacTAACGttcctaaataaaattatttactatattttaggtagaaaatattattaaattttctcaaCAAAACTTGATGGAAACAAACCACTTTTTCCAGTTCTCAATAATGTTCCTCTATACCACCCATCTTGCCTAATCTTATgcacatataaaatatctccTACACGGAGTTCTAATTCATACTCACTATTTGGTGGATATGCAACAATACATCTgcacctaaaaataaaatttgtaatacctTAATacatgtcataatattaacactaaaaaatgattttgataaaaatttcttaatgaagaaaaatgtacacttattttagatatcaagaattaatagaattatttaaaacaattagttatatttaattattgtattaaaaatgtattaatataaattaatatgtatatatgtctCTATAATAAACAGTGGTGGATTGAAAAATGTTGGTCATAGACTAtaatgataactgataaacAATTGTTAGTCTTACTTTaagtttagatatttattcagTAGTAAGAGAAGAGAGAAGGCATTGACTAATAGATTTGATGTTAGATTAATCAAACCATTTGACCTTattgatactattttttaagtcCCAATACAGAACTACTTGAACTTCTAATTTTAGTATCCCATAAACCAGTCTGTCCATGATAATAAATGTCTAATTTGTACATGTAAGTCTGAACcctttattcattattatatttattatacaatattacttcATATTTAACTTACATATTTTGCTGAGTACGTGAATTTTGTTTAAGTTTTCGATCTTGTGGCTTAATGTCTACTGATATACCATTATTTGTATCTAAACTATGTGATTTACGATGATGTATTAAAACTGATGATCCATTTGGCTGCTGttcactaaaattaattatttaaattagaaaaaataagataaaattataaaaactgtacATATTAGTCAATTAATTTGAGCACTACACTATAACAAACTACCCTTAAAATTCTCCACATAAAATTAGGATatctttactttatttttttgtcactaaatataaatagtgtatagaataaaaattaaaaaattattatgttgtgaGCTTAAGAGCttccattaatttattaccccccccccccaatattccagatttttttaatacatattattggcAATTTGAATGCTATAACCTACTCtcagtatttttaagtatttaaacataattttaacctaaccttttatccaacttttcaatattttttataaaaaaatttcaaatataataaattcatattatataaataaaaataattgtttattggtTAGTACCCAGTAATCTCGGAAAACcacaaaaactataaacataagACATTAAATAAACCAGATTTTTTTTGAAGGTgctgcaaaataaaaaataaaaatattctttatggacaatacaatattttctaggtcaataagtttttatttacacaacatttagtattttttgaaaagcaaaacaaatacatctttattaagtttaatatttttaattaaataatatactaagtaCATGCAAATTTTAAAGCGCatacattcataaaaaaaaaaaaaaatgtcaaaggacttctaatttatttcattttattttatgtaaattgtatagaaaACTATTGAGAAtttgaacaaatataatttatcttattagtATCCTTAAACCATATCATGGACAACACATGCAGGTATTGCGTCCTCCTTaagttaagaatattatataggacaGTGGTTCTTAATCTTTTTTGGTTCAGCGCCcctttattgtaataactaacTGCTAACGGGGCCCCTCGtgcaaaatcaaattttcttcctatatttattcatcactatactaaattaaagaATAACTCTTATTTTAAGAAGATAGTAATGATTATAGTTTACTCCTctaaacaaaactattttacattactacacaaaaatattatttttaatctctgAGTTTGAAAAAGCTCACCCCCCCCCCATCGAAGAGACCAAAATGCCCCCAAGGGGGCGATACCGCTTCTGTTAAGAACCACTAATCTAGGGAATCTCATtagcttttattgatatcgttttaaaattataatattaataaaagcatattatgAGGtgccttaaataatattctcactttaagtttgataataagtaaattaactccaatattaaagctaacaacataaaatggATTCTGCTGAACATAAATTTAgaatgatgtacgttagtaagatgGAGACAACACATATTGGTTAATATCATCTTAATACCAaggctatttaaaatttatatagtacttttaatttatataaatataagctactgtttttttttttttttgttttctcaccttttaaaattatggtttCCTCTGACTTTTAATGGAAGTTGCTCAGGAACCCTTTGTATGGCATCtacatttagtaattttgATGGACAAGAATCGGATCTTTAATAAATCGTGCaaaagcaataaaaatgaaaaaaaaaacacaaataaattattgctacatgaaacaaaaataaagcgTAATTGACAACCAAACACAAAAATACTCTTAACTATCATTATCTACTTACCTAGTGTGAACTGGTTGAGATGGTGCAATAACAGTGTTGTTAGAAGTATTATCATCAAATACTGGATTATCCATTGAATATACAGGAGGAGgtgattttctaatttttatattagaaaaactACGCATCACCGAATTTGTAAGAAAGCATTTTTTCCTTCCACGTTTTTGAGctaactgaaataataaatatatttatatttttttaactctattgtaagtaaataacctttttattaatataattacattttctggACTCAAGGAATGTGATGGTGATGCAGTAGGAGGAGCAGCAGCACCAGCAACAGTATTAACCACACCTGTAGTTGTTGAATCTTTGTCAGTTGATGCTGCTATAGGCTTAATTGAATTAGGCAAAACTATAAtagaagaataaatattaaacattttaacatattattttttaataaacatttaggtTAGTACCAAAATTTAAATGGATTAATACCTGTATTACAACAAATAGATTTTATGTTGTGCGTAGGTGCTGATCGAACACGTGAAGATGTTGATGGCATTTCAGACAACCAACTTGATACACGACTATGTACAGAAGGACTATTGCTACGTGGTGGTAGTTCAGGTGGTGGATATAAAGGTAAATTTTCATCTATATCACTTTGAAAACTACAatctatataaacaataaatataaatattatatacaaatagtaaacaattaatatttcttagtGGTAAGATAAAAAGAATATACTGATGATAAACAATCATTTAGTCTACAActctgtaaaaaatataaatttattgtaaaatgtaatttgttttgcGTATGAatactattgatatttttttatccagtactaatattagtattaattagtaattataattgcatatattatgaataaaacactaattattaaaattattataattttttttttttaacaattatttatatttctaagaaaataaaaattatcacagCTTATATCATTATCTTgctttaattagtaaataatgatttatttatattgaacttgataattttttcatgaatTTTGTTGCATTTTTCTAAGTTAATAAAGATCAAAGGTATCATctacgtattataaattatataagaagATGAACAAGTCAAAACTGCTCTGCTGTACAGTAGTTGTAGAGTAGATAActttaatggatgtgttaaattcaaactcaataatatatcattatacattaaagATAGATGATCAATGATAGTTTATCAATctataattctaaataaatttcatgttatgtttttaatattgctattaagcaaagtaatttattttgctattagtaatacaataggttggattaatttttgcacatttgaaaaaagtatttttttattaataataataaatttctagTCTTaggctatttatattttatatcaacagattttatacataatttaatgtttttaacatgataattatagttataaatttacacaaaattcactatatacaataatagtgttatcttaatatttagtgataataataacaataaaacttaatatattataacagaatgcttatagaaataaagaatgctataaaaaataaaaatttgcgtAATAACAGAGATTTGAAAGTGCCTTCTATAAGTGTGCTTAACATAGAAGATCACGAAGAAGACTATTTTAATTGACATTGTGGTAAATGtatgtcaaaatattattaaaaaatattgaactataacttatatacaGGGTGTCCCATGAGATTTACCCATTgggatatctcctgaaataatggagatattataattttgattttttaacaagtttcacagggacaagaactacaaatacttcatgttttaatttattttaatgtttaggtaaaaaagttaaaaatatatctttttatttaagtattttcaaaaaaattgaaaatactcacttggtagttattttttttttgaaaatattgacttttcaacattttaatgtcattaatcttctggtttttaatatttttacttatttcgaaaaaaactGTGAATTACACTGAAAGTGTTCGTTGGCCGTACGACCACGCGGGCCACATGTTTAATACATTGATACCACTATTTGCagtttttttcgaaactagaaaaaatattaaaaatcaggagaataatgaaattaaaatgttgaaacatcaatattttcagaaaaatgaacTTATATATTTCCATAATTGATAGAaatatcgcaatgggtaaatcctcacaGGACAACctgtatatataacaattattataacaattattatatatatattattactatttattataagttttatgttcccattaataatgttttttgaactacaaaaattaaatttttctatacaatttcttaattttgacataatttgaacttcaaatgattataaaaataaaattgaatttttgtattatagttaatatttttaataatctataagtACAACTTGTgtggaattttatattaaattttcaagttttttgacCAAgtgaacaatatatttttatttatatttatagaaagcaaaggaaaaaataaaaaacctcaattatcaataaatagcttaaaaacatttgaaatattttgaaaattatcaaataaacgctgagtaaaaattttaagtatctatGATTATCAGCTTTTATGTtacaccaaaaaaataaaatcagttttGTCAAAACCACTATTtgcttaaaatagttattttaaaaaatacttgggATTTTAAAACCATCCTCTGAGTAGaaaattgaatcatttttaaattaattatcgtgtaagtatacaaaaaaaaaaacattcattactcgcttagaatctaaaataaaataaattaaggtaCAAGTAATAAACAGAAATAATCTTACCATTTAATTGACCATTAAATGACGAATGATCATCTTTTTGTTCTTGAACTGAAGATGGATTATTGCTAGATTTTCCAAGTAAACGAAcagatattctaaaataattgatcaatagttatattaatatttttttttataaaaaaaaaataatttattttgtattttactttgCAGGTGTTACATAGTTTCCAGGAAATACACCAGaacaattagtttttaatgatGTTCCTTTATACCAGCCATCTTTACAGCATTCGGTAACCATGTATAACTGACCACGTTTTAATTCAAGTTCATCAGCTTTTTGAGGTTTATAAGGATATAATGAGAcgtgtctaaaaaaaaatatgttaagatTACAAGtttgaatcataataataagttttgttGAAAAGTATATAACAGAGAACTAGGATGGAGTGCAAGGCAACAGTTCTGATGCAcactattattgatttaaatctgACTATGGATGACATCATTTTCAGGGAAATCTAACTATCTCAGAAAGGAGAGCTCATCCCcccctaattatttattacctacattaaattttatattttatcttattatatgaattagaaaaaaaacattttcaaacataCCTCTAACTAGTTAATTTACATggtcttaaattaaaatggaaaggaaaatgtttatttttctaggATCTAACTAGTAGagcataattttaaacatggaTGCCAACTACAGTAGGccgattaaaatttgatataagtataaaaaaacaatacaaattgttaTCAGTTTTCGTAACAGgatacatatttttctctatatttttctttatagtttataaacaactatatggctaataataattaaattaaaaatttttaattctagaAACTTAACatgaattaaactaattaaacttaaggtttagaataaataaatattgaaatatgttatTCAACTGTTACCATTGACAAttcattattaactataattaatttaattaatataaaaacttacttAGCTGGCAGTTGAATAGGTATTTTAGACCTTACATTCTGGGTAATTATTGGTTTAGAATGACTTCTAAGACTTCCATGACGATGAAGTTTAGAATCCCTTACTCCATTCATTGGCTACaaacacatacataaatattagttaaatacattatacaaataattttagcaatgataaatatacaatgattttaatggattataaaatatatttttttaactgaggCTTCATTtttgactattatattaataataataataacaaaaaatttaatttagataacaaaaaagttaagtgtagcttatatttataaattaaatatgaggaagtttatttactataaatagatttacattaaataaatagtttaaaatagtaaagtaattttcaaaattttattttacaaagaaaataataatatacaacaagtTTCAAATCCCTACTGgctactattaatattttacaataaataaaattgttagtggagtgatcattatttttcattttaaatacccTATTTCAAAAGTCAACATTCTGTCttgtaataatgttatcaatCCACCTTACCAGAAATGAccaagttttaataataataacaacaatttgaCAATACTAAAaggttattttaatactgatCATAATAGAATAATCGTAACTTAAACAGTCAGTACAATCAGTGGTTTGCACCttgagaattttaaattttgttaatcaATGGGAGGGGTCCAAACCTGAACCCCTACGGGTATGCCTCTAAACCTAATCCAAATTCAAatcatgtttaaataaacaacaataaagaCATGTAGAATATTaacagaattaaataaaatattgtgcaacaataataaaaattgcctACCCATACAAACCATTCACTATTTTTTATCACTccaccaaaaaaaatattttttattcaattttgaaagaaatttttttttattttttaattatttcgttttaagTAAAGCAGAAAATCTATTatcaactaataaattatgtttaaatgctACTTAGTTACCTGACTGGATTGAACTTCTAAACTGGTATTTGGACTGGAAAATATAGCAATATCGTCTTGTGATAAAATCTCAGCCGAATATCTAAAAcacaaatacatacattagtttaatgtttaaaatactctataaatacacataaaatgtataaggtttattattatgattaatttattttgaatataacctTTAGCAAAATTAATCGTACTATGGAGTATACTTTACtttgttatacttattaaatcagtcagataaataaataatttaaatatataagattatcttatagtaagtaataataaattaaaaaattaaaaacttatcaaacacaataaaaatattatagataatacttataagtaatttatttaaacaagtttATTGTTTCTCAATCTTATAACaatgcaattaataatttgttttgaaattctAATGATGAATACTAGAAGTAACtctaattgatttaaatcatgagtaaataaattactaagcATTCTccaagttaaatataatcttatatttttataatatctcaggatatattttaattgttattatttgttaatttttcaaatattaatcattactaAGAATATAAAGAAAGtactaatacaattaatagacaaaatagtacattatagtttttatataataaaatagttatatagctAATGAATctgtattgtaaaaaataatttgcaattttaaaactaaccgTTTGTTTTCCGATGAATGAGGGCTTGATGAAACAGGCCCAACCCCATTTGTAAAACTATGTCGTTTAGGGGGGTCTGGATTTGATGATGGTAAAGAacgatttattgaattatcaaCAAAAGGAGCATGTGAAGGTGACCGGCTAGGAGAGCTAGATGTGGTATCAGATGGAGAAGTAGTATTTGGAGATGTAGTAGTTGTAGAAGAAGATGATGATGAAGTATTCTCATTGGTAACTTTTGTATTATCTAGTACATGTTTTGCTTCATCAGTTGTATTATGTTTGGTATTTGTTGATTGACAAGCAGCTGATAGTTCAATTGGCAATAAAGGAGCAGCTTCTTCGGGAGTAGGAGGAGCCATTCTACTTTGGGTAGGTtgtgaactaaaaaaaaaataataataataatttacctaattaCACATTAAGAAAATACTTACCTAACTGACAGTTTCATTAATGCACGTGCTATTTGATTCAAGTCAACAAAAGATAAAGGAAATATACCAATGCGATTGGAAATTTTTCCTTCAGCCCAATTTTGATCAATGCGTCTTAAAACTGTGATTATATCACCCTAATAAACAAACGTATttcgttaatattttcatgtaataatacagtataataattaattccttAAATAAGTTTgctaggtattattttttcaataattacacGTGTGATgcattttatacacaaatttagtttttataaaatcaatatagagttgtattaataattacctttatttacttataaaagaacaaaatgctacttaattttattttaacttgattataataaaagaaaaatatattttaatttgaacgttataagttataaaaaattattacatgcgTGACGGAATTCATTCACcaacacaaatttaatatggAGCTTGTTTATGCAACTACAAAGATTGAAAGACGAcagaaatagatttttaacaattatttattatatgtatcataAAGAAAGGCTAGAttaggaaaataattaaaaacaataatgaacCAAAATAAAACAGGATAAATGGAAAGTTTGATGTACAAAGTCTA
This sequence is a window from Rhopalosiphum maidis isolate BTI-1 chromosome 1, ASM367621v3, whole genome shotgun sequence. Protein-coding genes within it:
- the LOC113560931 gene encoding E3 ubiquitin-protein ligase SH3RF3 isoform X2; protein product: MDEKLLNDLLECSVCLERLDTSSKVLSCQHTFCKKCLDEIVATHKELRCPECRTLVECRVDELPPNVLLMRILEGMKSKNAIVSPPKKPSAVACSDQRPPKTSKQVPYQRNMFARALYDYSSKEPGDLSFKKGDMIILRQKVDSNWYQGEANGVIGIFPLSYVQVFPTSLPSHIPQCKALYDFKMNKEDDEGCLSFSKGDIITVLRRIDQNWAEGKISNRIGIFPLSFVDLNQIARALMKLSVSSQPTQSRMAPPTPEEAAPLLPIELSAACQSTNTKHNTTDEAKHVLDNTKVTNENTSSSSSSTTTTSPNTTSPSDTTSSSPSRSPSHAPFVDNSINRSLPSSNPDPPKRHSFTNGVGPVSSSPHSSENKRYSAEILSQDDIAIFSSPNTSLEVQSSQPMNGVRDSKLHRHGSLRSHSKPIITQNVRSKIPIQLPAKHVSLYPYKPQKADELELKRGQLYMVTECCKDGWYKGTSLKTNCSGVFPGNYVTPAKISVRLLGKSSNNPSSVQEQKDDHSSFNGQLNDCSFQSDIDENLPLYPPPELPPRSNSPSVHSRVSSWLSEMPSTSSRVRSAPTHNIKSICCNTVLPNSIKPIAASTDKDSTTTGVVNTVAGAAAPPTASPSHSLSPENLAQKRGRKKCFLTNSVMRSFSNIKIRKSPPPVYSMDNPVFDDNTSNNTVIAPSQPVHTSEQQPNGSSVLIHHRKSHSLDTNNGISVDIKPQDRKLKQNSRTQQNMCRCIVAYPPNSEYELELRVGDILYVHKIRQDGWYRGTLLRTGKSGLFPSSFVEKI
- the LOC113560931 gene encoding E3 ubiquitin-protein ligase SH3RF3 isoform X1; its protein translation is MDEKLLNDLLECSVCLERLDTSSKVLSCQHTFCKKCLDEIVATHKELRCPECRTLVECRVDELPPNVLLMRILEGMKSKNAIVSPPKKPSAVACSDQRPPKTSKQVPYQRNMFARALYDYSSKEPGDLSFKKGDMIILRQKVDSNWYQGEANGVIGIFPLSYVQVFPTSLPSHIPQCKALYDFKMNKEDDEGCLSFSKGDIITVLRRIDQNWAEGKISNRIGIFPLSFVDLNQIARALMKLSVSSQPTQSRMAPPTPEEAAPLLPIELSAACQSTNTKHNTTDEAKHVLDNTKVTNENTSSSSSSTTTTSPNTTSPSDTTSSSPSRSPSHAPFVDNSINRSLPSSNPDPPKRHSFTNGVGPVSSSPHSSENKRYSAEILSQDDIAIFSSPNTSLEVQSSQPMNGVRDSKLHRHGSLRSHSKPIITQNVRSKIPIQLPAKHVSLYPYKPQKADELELKRGQLYMVTECCKDGWYKGTSLKTNCSGVFPGNYVTPAKISVRLLGKSSNNPSSVQEQKDDHSSFNGQLNDCSFQSDIDENLPLYPPPELPPRSNSPSVHSRVSSWLSEMPSTSSRVRSAPTHNIKSICCNTVLPNSIKPIAASTDKDSTTTGVVNTVAGAAAPPTASPSHSLSPENLAQKRGRKKCFLTNSVMRSFSNIKIRKSPPPVYSMDNPVFDDNTSNNTVIAPSQPVHTRSDSCPSKLLNVDAIQRVPEQLPLKVRGNHNFKSEQQPNGSSVLIHHRKSHSLDTNNGISVDIKPQDRKLKQNSRTQQNMCRCIVAYPPNSEYELELRVGDILYVHKIRQDGWYRGTLLRTGKSGLFPSSFVEKI